In Astyanax mexicanus isolate ESR-SI-001 chromosome 24, AstMex3_surface, whole genome shotgun sequence, the genomic stretch AGCTCAATCCCACTGTTGGCGATTGGATTTGCAGTCATTTCTGGTGGGAGAAATGTAGTATTGTCATTAAACCTCTCTGTAGAACTTATGGACCTTAATTAGCTGGactattttaataaatctttatttaTGGAAAGACCTCCAGTCTTACCCTACACGGGTCATGTGAGCTTTAATTTTAgaatattacagaaaaaaaacttcagtGGATAGCACGTGCCACTGTCTTTTGTTTCTTTAAGTATGTTTAGACAATACTAACAGAAACAATAAATTGTCTCTGAAGAGTATGTTATTAGTGAAACAGTAGAAATTGTCTTTTATACAGTTGTTACATGTTTAAACCTGGAATAAACGTGTTTTTGGTGATATCACATTCATAATTTGCTTGCTCACATAAATAGCCCGAAAGGTGTAAACAGTCCCAAGACGCATTGTTATAGGATCTAACCCGAGTAATTAAACCATATTTACAGGTGGTTATTCATATTTAATGTATATGGTTTAAAGTGCAAACTGAATTTgatttctcagattttttttttttttttgcatttttaaggtaagtgtaaacagaatccagTCAAAGTAGATCTAGGTAGTACATAGGCAAGTCAGTTCATTTAATCTCCAGTCTTTAGACTCTAATAGGTCTCTGATACGTCTCTGATACTATTCAAGTTAAGAATGTATCTTTATTATAAAAACGTAAAAGATTTGCAAATATAGATTTGGTGTAGTTCCAAAACAGCTACTTTTGTGTAATAACCCATACCTAGAACCTGCAGGGAATGCATCCCTTTGAATGCCTCCTTTTGGATTCTGCTTATCTTGTTGTCATGAATCCTCAGCTCCAGAACGTTCTTAGGTAGATTTTCAGGTACTTGTGTCAGAAGGTTATATGACAAGTAGAGAAGCTGGAGTTTGTCCATGTTTTGGAAAGCCTTCGGATGAATCTTTGATATCCGGTTATTGACCAGAAACATGGCCTAACAGAAATGAAAAAACAGAGCAACAAATGTACTGCATTTTAGTACATTAGACAATATCATGATATAACTCCTGATATAACTTTTTGGATCCATAAAAGGCTTTATGTCTCGCCATCTAATGACCAAATTAAATACTTGATAAAAGCGGAATCATATTCCAGTTACATCACCGTTTGTAAATTACTCACGTAAAGAGTATTCAGTCCTTTGAAGTCATCTTCCTTTATCTCAGTAATATCATTGTTCTGGAGATCGATCATTAATGTGTCTGCTGGAATTTCACGTGGCACCGCTGTTAAACCtggtaaaaaaagacaaaactgaTGTTCCTGGTAaaacttaatattaaactcaATAGTCCTTTaagagcaaaaaaatctgattttatttgtaatctaatcaatgtgtttacatgcacttgggTAATCAGGCAATGGCAGTTTACTTTTTACAAGCTTGAtaaggagagagcgccatctacccacccggaggaagcagggccaattgggCCCCCTCTGgatgccggcagctgatggcaaagctgcatgagtgggggtttgagtctgcgacctcccgctcatagtggcagcgcattagaccactggaccactcggagcccccaaTGGGAATTTACTTGAGTCAGGCagtaatctgatttattttttcaatCAGCCAATAATTTTACCGAATAATTATGATACaaaagtcaaacgtttggacaaacTTTCTTATTCACTATTCAAACTTAAAAACAAACTGAGAAAGGGTGTGTCCAAAGTATGATTTCTAATAGCatgtaacatattttaatatataatattatattatatattttttaaagatagaGATACCCTTTTTGTTGAACAATCGTCCACATGCGATTATAGTATATTTTTTAGTCAAATTTTTAGGCCTTTATCAGGTCTAAGTAATCAGAGTTTGCTGCAATAATTAAATGCATGTGAACACGCTTATGGATAATCTTGCTTTTTCATAAAAAACTGAATCATGATCTTAGTCTGTACACCTATTGTATTCCTACACCCAGTTTTGTATAGAGGTTTGATGCTTCAGCATGGAAACATGGAGTATCCTCTACCTAGATCCGAGCACTGAACGACTCTTTTGGAGCATGTGCAGCCAAAAGGGCAGTCTGAAATATAGTTGTCCTCAagatcatcataatcatcatcatagtCATTATCATCCTCATCATCGTCGTCCCTGTCATCTCGTTGCATGATGTCATGGACCTTCATCAGCTCCATGATCTTGATGGGCTTGTATGGCTTGGCGTGGCAGAGCAGCAGCAGGGTGAAGAGCAGCAGGACTCTCATGGTGGAGGTTCTGTCTAAGGTTTCTCAAACAGCAGGTGACCGGTTAGTTTTACAGAACCTGGGGATGAAAATGATGGCATTGATTTgaatacattattaaatacaatattaaatgtttttttaagcagaTTAATCAACCCCCCcccttatcatcatcatcatttattcACACATATATGTTTGGACACCCTAAGAAGCTGAAGAGCTTTTAAATGGGGCCCAAGCACAGAAATACATATAACCCCCCAATCCATGCCataccacccccacccccaattTACTCTTCTTGTAATTTGCTTGTTTTAAAAAATCTGGTGACATCTTTTTTGCTGTATTTAGCACTAAACCATTCATTTTTACTTACAATTTTACTCATAATTAGCTAGTAGAATTCTCTTTTCTGTTGATACCTGAGGAACATCCTGTAAATGTTACTGGGACTCTGGTGGTCTTTTACACTGTGAGAATGATTTGCCATcactattataaataaatagttttaataaaacagttataGCTGCATAATTAAACATCTGAATTTCTCTTCAGTTCTGGGTTGTGGTTGTTCTCCTCTAAGACCCT encodes the following:
- the aspn gene encoding asporin, translating into MRVLLLFTLLLLCHAKPYKPIKIMELMKVHDIMQRDDRDDDDEDDNDYDDDYDDLEDNYISDCPFGCTCSKRVVQCSDLGLTAVPREIPADTLMIDLQNNDITEIKEDDFKGLNTLYAMFLVNNRISKIHPKAFQNMDKLQLLYLSYNLLTQVPENLPKNVLELRIHDNKISRIQKEAFKGMHSLQVLEMTANPIANSGIELGAFDDMSTLFLRIAEAKLTAIPKDLPSSLTELHLDYNKIGKVEVEDFIRYKNLQRLGLGFNQIKFVENGTLASIPKIREIHLDNNKLKKVPPGFNTLKYLRVVYLHANSITQVGVNDFCPTRTKLKKALYTGISLFANPVKYWEIQPPTFRCVSGHRAVQLGNFRRK